A genome region from Hevea brasiliensis isolate MT/VB/25A 57/8 chromosome 7, ASM3005281v1, whole genome shotgun sequence includes the following:
- the LOC110668852 gene encoding linoleate 9S-lipoxygenase 6, with product MEPHGPCSSLQTCMKAIHSKINHSTKRCIIKGKFVILQTQGQSGPGKSGSVQIYSSNAIDPSTGKGKLSPKAYLKHGKSKKRDGVKTITYQIKLYTEPEFGIPGAFLITNQHKHEFFLEYATLEVLDNHLIHFECRSWVYPVQKTKSDRLFFSNASYLPNQTPGALVELRKSELTSLRGDGTGERKEWDRIYDYDYYNELGRPDKGQQHNRPILGGTESHPYPRRGRTGYPPSSTDPSTESRPEIIDLDVYVPSDERFGPKRLSELISNSVRATVHFLIPEASSLLKQGSSNFKSIEEIRNLFYRKRNPIKGTVTDKIKKLVTDELFKEIIHATKESIEFPLPQIITENELAWKDDEEFGHQMLAGINPARIRSLQRFPPEGSTIEASDIEHNLNGLTLAEAMRQWRIFILDHHDYLMPFLDRINTKDVCAYASRTLLFLQNDATLKPVAIELSLPGSLEDNGTSWVFHPAIEGTEAAIWQFAKAHVAANDSAYHQLISHWLHTHAVVEPFIIATRRQLSVMHPIHRLLDPHFKDTMHINALARSILINSGGILEKTLFTGEISMELSSELYKDWRFDEQALPADLLKRRLALKDPDNPTGVQLLFEDYPYGADGLEIWRAIKTWVRDFCSIFYKDDDSVSSDIEIQEWWSEIKNVGHGDKHNETWWYEMKTLSNLTEALTTLIWIASALHASVNFGQYAYASYPPNRPMLCRRFIPNEGEIEFAEFLRDPDKYYLNMLPERFETTLGIALTAVLSQHSSDEVYLGQRPLEWTDNKEVRQKFEKFNEDLKEIEKNISKRNANPMLKNRWGPAKIPYKLLHPDTSNVESKAGITGKGIPNSITI from the exons ATGGAACCCCATGGGCCATGCTCCAGCCTGCAAACATGTATGAAAGCCATCCACAGCAAGATTAATCATTCCACTAAGCGATGTATTATCAAGGGAAAATTTGTCATTCTTCAAACTCAAGGGCAATCAGGTCCTGGAAAATCAGGATCTGTACAGATCTATAGCAGCAATGCAATCGACCCAA GCACAGGCAAAGGGAAGTTGAGCCCGAAAGCCTACCTCAAGCATGGAAAGAGCAAAAAGCGTGATGGCGTGAAAACTATAACATATCAAATAAAGCTCTACACCGAGCCAGAGTTTGGAATTCCAGGAGCATTTCTCATAACCAACCAACATAAACATGAATTCTTCCTTGAATATGCAACTCTTGAAGTTCTAGACAATCATCTCATCCACTTTGAATGCAGGTCTTGGGTATACCCTGTCCAGAAGACAAAATCAGACCGATTGTTCTTCTCAAACGCT AGTTATCTGCCGAACCAAACACCTGGTGCTTTGGTGGAATTAAGAAAGTCGGAACTTACAAGCCTGAGAGGCGATGGAACTGGAGAGAGGAAGGAATGGGATCGAATCTATGATTATGATTACTACAATGAACTTGGTCGTCCAGATAAAGGTCAACAACACAATAGACCAATATTGGGTGGCACTGAATCACATCCATATCCTCGAAGGGGAAGAACAGGTTACCCTCCAAGCAGCACTG ATCCTTCTACTGAAAGCCGGCCAGAAATTATCGACTTGGATGTGTATGTTCCTTCAGATGAGCGATTTGGCCCCAAAAGACTTTCAGAGCTCATATCAAATTCAGTCCGGGCTACTGTACATTTCCTTATCCCCGAAGCAAGTTCCCTACTCAAACAAGGATCAagtaatttcaagtcaattgaggAGATACGTAACCTGTTCTATAGAAAGAGAAATCCAATAAAGGGAACGGTCAcagacaaaataaagaaattggtaACAGATGAgctttttaaagaaattattcaTGCAACCAAAGAGTCCATAGAATTCCCATTGCCTCAAATTATAACAG AAAACGAATTAGCCTGGAAGGATGATGAAGAGTTTGGACATCAGATGCTTGCAGGAATTAATCCAGCACGAATTCGAAGTTTGCAG AGGTTCCCACCAGAAGGCAGTACAATAGAGGCATCAGACATAGAGCACAACCTAAATGGTTTGACTCTCGCCGAG GCAATGAGACAATGGAGGATATTCATCTTGGATCACCATGACTATCTCATGCCCTTTTTAGACAGAATAAACACAAAAGATGTCTGTGCTTATGCATCTAGGACACTACTATTCTTACAAAATGATGCCACACTAAAACCAGTAGCAATAGAGCTGAGCTTGCCTGGGTCTCTTGAGGACAACGGGACCAGTTGGGTGTTCCACCCAGCAATTGAAGGCACAGAAGCAGCAAtttggcagtttgccaaagctcaTGTTGCAGCTAATGACTCAGCCTACCATCAACTAATCAGCCATTG GTTGCACACCCATGCAGTAGTTGAGCCATTCATTATTGCAACTAGAAGGCAATTGAGTGTGATGCATCCAATTCACCGGCTATTAGATCCACATTTCAAAGACACTATGCATATCAATGCATTGGCTCGGAGTATCCTTATTAACTCTGGAGGAATCCTTGAGAAGACACTGTTTACTGGTGAAATATCCATGGAATTGTCTTCTGAACTCTATAAAGATTGGAGATTTGATGAACAAGCTCTCCCTGCAGATCTTCTCAAAAG ACGACTGGCCTTGAAAGACCCAGACAATCCCACTGGGGTTCAGCTCCTCTTTGAGGATTATCCCTATGGTGCAGATGGACTTGAAATATGGCGTGCCATTAAGACATGGGTCAGAGACTTTTGCTCCATTTTCTACAAAGACGATGATTCAGTCAGTTCTGACATAGAAATCCAAGAATGGTGGTCAGAAATTAAAAATGTAGGTCATGGTGATAAGCACAATGAAACATGGTGGTATGAAATGAAAACTCTCTCCAACCTAACAGAGGCTCTAACAACTCTCATATGGATTGCATCAGCCCTTCACGCCTCGGTTAATTTTGGGCAATATGCATATGCCAGTTACCCTCCTAATCGTCCCATGCTATGTCGGAGATTCATTCCAAATGAAGGGGAGATAGAATTTGCTGAATTCCTAAGAGATCCAGATAAATACTATCTGAATATGTTGCCTGAAAGATTTGAAACAACCCTTGGCATAGCATTAACGGCAGTCCTCTCACAGCACAGCTCTGATGAAGTGTACTTGGGACAGAGGCCATTAGAGTGGACTGACAATAAAGAAGTTAGGCAAAAATTTGAGAAGTTCAATGAAGATCTTAAAGAGATTGAAAAGAACATCTCCAAGAGGAATGCAAATCCCATGTTGAAGAACAGATGGGGCCCTGCCAAGATACCTTACAAACTTCTTCACCCAGACACATCAAATGTTGAATCCAAAGCAGGCATCACAGGTAAAGGGATCCCTAACAGCATAACCATTTGA
- the LOC110668854 gene encoding uncharacterized protein LOC110668854, translating to MAISTVQRLSSQANRLQSLSPFTKYVFVRSSAFAATTTTSSSSAKVADRIVKLFAVDLDGKKRVIMGLSGQTLLKALTNSGLIDPASHRLGEIDACSAECEVSIAQEWLNKLPPRSYDEEYVLKRNSRARVLNKHARLGCQVVLVPELQGMVVAVPEPKPWDIP from the coding sequence ATGGCAATATCGACCGTTCAGAGACTCTCCTCACAAGCCAACCGCCTTCAATCTCTCTCTCCTTTCACCAAATACGTCTTCGTCCGCTCCTCCGCCTTcgctgccaccaccaccacctcctcctcctccgCCAAAGTCGCCGACAGAATCGTCAAGCTCTTCGCGGTTGACCTCGACGGTAAAAAGCGGGTAATAATGGGCCTCTCTGGCCAGACTCTTCTCAAGGCTTTGACCAACAGCGGTCTTATTGACCCTGCGTCCCACCGCCTAGGGGAGATCGACGCTTGCTCCGCCGAGTGCGAGGTCAGCATCGCCCAGGAGTGGCTTAATAAGCTGCCACCGAGATCTTATGATGAGGAGTATGTTTTGAAGAGGAATTCTagagctagggttttgaacaaGCACGCTAGGTTGGGATGCCAGGTCGTCCTTGTTCCAGAGCTTCAAGGTATGGTTGTTGCGGTTCCCGAGCCAAAACCTTGGGATATCCCCTAA
- the LOC110668864 gene encoding calmodulin-like protein 3, translating to MDPAELRRVFQMFDRNGDGKITKKELSDSLQNLGIFIPDKDLVQMIEKIDANGDGFVDIDEFGGLYETIMNEKDEDEDMREAFNVFDQNGDGFITVDELRSVLASLGLKQGRALEDCKQMIKKVDVDGDGMVNFKEFKQMMKGGGFAALGSS from the coding sequence ATGGATCCTGCAGAGCTACGTCGGGTTTTCCAAATGTTTGATAGGAATGGAGATGGCAAGATCACAAAGAAAGAACTCAGCGACTCGCTACAAAACTTGGGTATTTTTATACCCGACAAAGATTTGGTTCAAATGATTGAAAAGATAGATGCTAATGGAGATGGGTTTGTTGATATTGACGAATTCGGAGGATTATATGAAACGATAATGAATGAGAAGGACGAAGATGAAGACATGAGAGAAGCATTCAACGTTTTCGATCAAAACGGAGATGGGTTTATCACGGTGGACGAATTGAGGTCGGTTTTAGCATCCTTGGGGCTGAAGCAAGGAAGAGCTTTAGAAGACTGCAAACAAATGATAAAGAAGGTGGATGTGGATGGAGATGGGATGGTGAACTTCAAGGAGTTTAAGCAGATGATGAAAGGTGGTGGGTTTGCTGCCCTAGGTTCAAGTTAA